The genomic segment CTGAACGCCAGTCAAATCCCGGTCCATCGTCTTTGATGGTAATCCGCGTGCGTTCAGGAGAAATATTGTATGTAATGAGTACTTTTTTCGTTCCGACGACAGGATCCATCCGCTTTATTCTAATGAGCTCAAGGACATCCTTTCCCTGTTTGAGCCATTCGGTTTTTTCATCATAACTGATATTGCAATTCCCGTGTTCTACAGCGTTCAGCAGCAACTCCATCATCGCACCCTGAAACGCACTCCGTTCAGCTTCATTAACGCGGTCGGTATTATAAAGATAGGTAGAAATAAGATTTGCATAGAACATAACTTCAAATGGGTCTGTCTCGCTGGTAAAACTACCGTGTTCAAGCTCATTCGCCGGATGACTCATACCGCGGTTAACTAAAAAATGTTCATGATGATTTAAAATTTTAATAATTTGCGCAACATACTGTTCAAATTCTTTGCGTGTTAAAACGAATAAAAAGTTAGGCTCTTTCCGCTGTGTCAGTGTTGCTTTTTGCTCCTGCGAATCGGTAATTGCAATAACTCCTCCGAACAGCAGCCACGGATCATCTTTTACTACTTTAAGGCATTTTTCTGCATGAACCGCCGGATCACCGAAATCAATAATCTTGATTTCCGGCATCTCGTATCGGAAAGCTGCAAGCGCTTCGGTATAACTTTGTAATTGTTGCGAGATAATACTGAAGTTTGACTGCTTACACGCCTGCTGCATCGCGTCTACTGTGGTTACAACCGTACTAACAATCGGAATCTTCTTCATAACTTTTATCCTTCTGTGTGAAATTTTATAGATATACAAAATTTCACACTACTTTTAGGAAAGACGGACAAACGCATCAGAAATAGTTTAAGCGCTGCCTTTCATGCAAAATTTTGCTAAAAATTTTGCACATTTTATTTTGAGAAGCAGGATAAACACATCAGGTT from the Treponema medium genome contains:
- a CDS encoding cyclic nucleotide-binding domain-containing protein, producing the protein MKKIPIVSTVVTTVDAMQQACKQSNFSIISQQLQSYTEALAAFRYEMPEIKIIDFGDPAVHAEKCLKVVKDDPWLLFGGVIAITDSQEQKATLTQRKEPNFLFVLTRKEFEQYVAQIIKILNHHEHFLVNRGMSHPANELEHGSFTSETDPFEVMFYANLISTYLYNTDRVNEAERSAFQGAMMELLLNAVEHGNCNISYDEKTEWLKQGKDVLELIRIKRMDPVVGTKKVLITYNISPERTRITIKDDGPGFDWRSALDAPFEAGLHGMGIKMSQSFVKELYYNDAGNEVSFEVPNQKNSANLTPAILREQETFHFNHLQVVCRQNDESNNLFYIRSGRYAVYVNNTLLTVLTPADIFIGEMAFLTNDTRSATIVAIGKGTLVKVPKMKFMKLIESYPHYGIFLSRLLADRLARQSRESASLKAELKALKD